The following proteins are co-located in the Seriola aureovittata isolate HTS-2021-v1 ecotype China chromosome 7, ASM2101889v1, whole genome shotgun sequence genome:
- the si:dkeyp-97a10.2 gene encoding uncharacterized protein si:dkeyp-97a10.2 isoform X2, translating to MDRQNFLCWRVALLLLLMPCGLQCMSVHILSEQPVHVIPGSALVLKARIEHGPLEEVSTVTWEREPETGIAPTRVTLATCPGNSFKCVGTRPKVRVNVEQQETTLQINEYSRADGGVYTVTVTDHTGAKTPAQCIVREYEAVNHVSVSINVSHSSLVCGEAWGTDPRFYWLHERATITKTVGNVSPDGATLSVTMTPICGHFTCVVSNKLGYSSATYTAAPCETEGRGTTAAIVCLVLLLLFGGVLAFLLWWKHRHSYRRERLHEPLDASI from the exons ATGGATCGACAGAATTTCCTGTGCTGGAGAGTTGCCCTGCTGCTTCTCTTAA TGCCATGTGGCCTCCAGTGTATGTCAGTGCACATCCTCAGTGAGCAGCCTGTGCATGTAATCCCCGGCTCCGCTCTGGTTCTGAAGGCCCGGATAGAGCACGGACCCCTGGAGGAGGTCTCCACGGTAACCTGGGAACGGGAGCCCGAAACTGGAATAGCCCCCACGAGAGTGACACTGGCTACCTGCCCTGGCAACAGCTTCAAGTGTGTTGGCACGAGGCCAAAGGTCCGTGTGAACGTGGAGCAGCAGGAAACGACACTTCAGATTAATGAATACAGCAGAGCGGACGGCGGTGTgtacactgtgactgtgacggATCACACAGGAGCCAAGACCCCTGCACAATGCATTGTCAGGGAATATG AGGCGGTGAACCACGTGTCCGTCAGCATCAATGTGTCTCACTCCTCACTGGTTTGCGGCGAGGCCTGGGGGACGGACCCACGCTTCTACTGGCTCCACGAGAGAGCCACCATCACCAAGACTGTAGGAAATGTCTCACCAGATGGAGCGACATTGTCAGTGACCATGACCCCTATATGTGGCCACTTCACCTGTGTGGTTAGCAACAAACTGGGTTACAGTTCTGCCACCTACACTGCAG CACCGTGTGAGACAGAGGGCAGAGGAACGACGGCAGCTATAGTGTGTCtcgtcctcctgctgctgtttggaggAGTGCTGGCATTTCTGCTGTGGTG GAAACACAGGCACAGTTACAGAAGAGAGAGACTGCACGAACCTTTGGATGCTTCcatctaa
- the si:dkeyp-97a10.2 gene encoding uncharacterized protein si:dkeyp-97a10.2 isoform X3 gives MDRQNFLCWRVALLLLLMPCGLQCMSVHILSEQPVHVIPGSALVLKARIEHGPLEEVSTVTWEREPETGIAPTRVTLATCPGNSFKCVGTRPKVRVNVEQQETTLQINEYSRADGGVYTVTVTDHTGAKTPAQCIVREYEAVNHVSVSINVSHSSLVCGEAWGTDPRFYWLHERATITKTVGNVSPDGATLSVTMTPICGHFTCVVSNKLGYSSATYTAGNTGTVTEERDCTNLWMLPSKKRKRSRASFFVIQRSTRGER, from the exons ATGGATCGACAGAATTTCCTGTGCTGGAGAGTTGCCCTGCTGCTTCTCTTAA TGCCATGTGGCCTCCAGTGTATGTCAGTGCACATCCTCAGTGAGCAGCCTGTGCATGTAATCCCCGGCTCCGCTCTGGTTCTGAAGGCCCGGATAGAGCACGGACCCCTGGAGGAGGTCTCCACGGTAACCTGGGAACGGGAGCCCGAAACTGGAATAGCCCCCACGAGAGTGACACTGGCTACCTGCCCTGGCAACAGCTTCAAGTGTGTTGGCACGAGGCCAAAGGTCCGTGTGAACGTGGAGCAGCAGGAAACGACACTTCAGATTAATGAATACAGCAGAGCGGACGGCGGTGTgtacactgtgactgtgacggATCACACAGGAGCCAAGACCCCTGCACAATGCATTGTCAGGGAATATG AGGCGGTGAACCACGTGTCCGTCAGCATCAATGTGTCTCACTCCTCACTGGTTTGCGGCGAGGCCTGGGGGACGGACCCACGCTTCTACTGGCTCCACGAGAGAGCCACCATCACCAAGACTGTAGGAAATGTCTCACCAGATGGAGCGACATTGTCAGTGACCATGACCCCTATATGTGGCCACTTCACCTGTGTGGTTAGCAACAAACTGGGTTACAGTTCTGCCACCTACACTGCAG GAAACACAGGCACAGTTACAGAAGAGAGAGACTGCACGAACCTTTGGATGCTTCcatctaaaaaaagaaaaaggtccaGGGCTTCATTTTTTGTTATTCAGAGGTCTACGAGAGGAGAACGGTGA
- the si:dkeyp-97a10.2 gene encoding uncharacterized protein si:dkeyp-97a10.2 isoform X1 yields the protein MDRQNFLCWRVALLLLLMPCGLQCMSVHILSEQPVHVIPGSALVLKARIEHGPLEEVSTVTWEREPETGIAPTRVTLATCPGNSFKCVGTRPKVRVNVEQQETTLQINEYSRADGGVYTVTVTDHTGAKTPAQCIVREYEAVNHVSVSINVSHSSLVCGEAWGTDPRFYWLHERATITKTVGNVSPDGATLSVTMTPICGHFTCVVSNKLGYSSATYTAAPCETEGRGTTAAIVCLVLLLLFGGVLAFLLWWYSNAHRQRQAQSQISFQAML from the exons ATGGATCGACAGAATTTCCTGTGCTGGAGAGTTGCCCTGCTGCTTCTCTTAA TGCCATGTGGCCTCCAGTGTATGTCAGTGCACATCCTCAGTGAGCAGCCTGTGCATGTAATCCCCGGCTCCGCTCTGGTTCTGAAGGCCCGGATAGAGCACGGACCCCTGGAGGAGGTCTCCACGGTAACCTGGGAACGGGAGCCCGAAACTGGAATAGCCCCCACGAGAGTGACACTGGCTACCTGCCCTGGCAACAGCTTCAAGTGTGTTGGCACGAGGCCAAAGGTCCGTGTGAACGTGGAGCAGCAGGAAACGACACTTCAGATTAATGAATACAGCAGAGCGGACGGCGGTGTgtacactgtgactgtgacggATCACACAGGAGCCAAGACCCCTGCACAATGCATTGTCAGGGAATATG AGGCGGTGAACCACGTGTCCGTCAGCATCAATGTGTCTCACTCCTCACTGGTTTGCGGCGAGGCCTGGGGGACGGACCCACGCTTCTACTGGCTCCACGAGAGAGCCACCATCACCAAGACTGTAGGAAATGTCTCACCAGATGGAGCGACATTGTCAGTGACCATGACCCCTATATGTGGCCACTTCACCTGTGTGGTTAGCAACAAACTGGGTTACAGTTCTGCCACCTACACTGCAG CACCGTGTGAGACAGAGGGCAGAGGAACGACGGCAGCTATAGTGTGTCtcgtcctcctgctgctgtttggaggAGTGCTGGCATTTCTGCTGTGGTGGTACAGTAATGCACATAGACAGCGGCAGGCACAGTCACAAATCTCATTTCAGGCTATGCTCTGA
- the si:dkeyp-97a10.3 gene encoding uncharacterized protein si:dkeyp-97a10.3 isoform X1: MRQPLLLISLSLAVLLSADVLLAQDQVQIEFQIDPVLVQTGTEIVFTVLTVPQVLSVTWEYQGGVALGLWAGGNAVVDTVPQFQGRVTITATQLRIGSAQLRDAGNYTVNVVPIATTGLTSNSRSIQLRVFVPVAGVSLAVPSVAVEGRNVSLSCTWTAGTETTVEWGKGGTAITADSRITISDGSLVINPARRDDTGEYTCIVSNLVSAQTATERLTVFYGPDTPVLTKETPKECVGGGDVLLGQTARLTCDSDSLPPALFSWQRDGQTVASGQPGSGVLILQTFSTNQSGRYVCTARNSITGGTSEQGTDLAIVDTCLNVGEVVGIVIGSLLLIIIIVLLILLIVFLLRRRRGHSGRRDALVYPKTNRNPHLIPPDPQPNGARELGQGPHPTLYHTHTRQPDRLYTAARENSGNQQALPLNGLHISDTHQHNDHTHTNGVRHNAIQNTNSYPHNGIDNPAFTHTDAQNANTLTNTQRQNSNILIQAGTAQGGTQPPAVHVSLNTLPQTAQHNNNAHMPTIHVNLNSYPANGQLTQQDSLFPLTNTANVNASQTQQNLPHTEQSSPRMQSGQSYPSDSRVNGHIDAAQPGLIPTGYTHFNSNNISQRNADTQTYQQDTGHHSRSDRNSERHDATPRSTRRQVPWDRLRGTPSYPGMHQRGQSSPEIPSDTTDYTAYPPMPEARTPNRSQAPPQSQNTLWSRAPTRQEAPSVHRQSQSRSADLRSPNTRNVTQLEAAHNTHRSPRTQRESAQRDIRDPPRSQTAPRQEATHSNSPQALPLMSQQASVGHSTMSQRPTTQQGLTAPQGADTRVLADPNHLPQAHMAHQHRAAPIQTPPQGLGMQSQPVIHGANHTSQGGTVPVPYHSAQPNSSNLTQAALKSHTENAQVFQSRKQQTQAALLHPGPKAQAPAAGAQHPPIPPPVIPLAQFQTLPKTHTQHKSPTRRPHPARPPVNIPVAQRNLQQRTNAHRHPGNGHVHAGAHRHAHAHGHTHTHAHGHGHPAHFTNPRQQQAHRGRPR, from the exons ATGAGACAACCTTTGCTCCTTATCAGTCTGTCACTGGCAG tTCTCCTCTCTGCCGACGTGCTGCTCGCTCAGGACCAGGTACAGATCGAGTTCCAGATCGACCCGGTGCTGGTTCAAACTGGTACTGAGATAGTGTTTACAGTGCTGACAGTGCCTCAGGTCCTGTCTGTGACATGGGAGTACCAAGGAGGAGTGGCTCTGGGTCTGTGGGCTGGGGGAAATGCAGTGGTTGATACAGTGCCCCAGTTCCAGGGCAGGGTCACCATCACCGCCACCCAGCTCCGAATCGGAAGCGCCCAGCTCCGGGACGCGGGGAACTACACAGTGAATGTGGTCCCCATTGCTACCACAGGCCTGACTTCTAACTCCAGATCAATACAGCTGAGGGTGTTTG TTCCAGTGGCCGGGGTGAGTCTGGCTGTTCCCTCAGTGGCGGTGGAGGGGAGAAATGTGTCTCTTAGTTGTACATGGACTGCTGGGACAGAGACTACAGTCGAGTGGGGAAAAGGAGGCACAGCCATCACTGCAGACTCCAGGATCACCATCTCAGATGGCTCTCTGGTCATCAACCCCGCCAGACGGGATGATACCGGGGAGTACACATGTATCGTCAGCAACCTTGTCAGCGCCCAAACTGCCACAGAGAGGCTCACTGTCTTCT ATGGCCCGGACACCCCTGTACTGACCAAGGAAACCCCAAAAGAGTGTGTCGGTGGAGGGGATGTATTGTTGGGACAGACGGCGCGCCTCACCTGCGATTCTGACTCGCTGCCCCCTGCCCTCTTCTCATGGCAACGTGATGGGCAGACTGTAGCATCGGGCCAGCCGGGCAGCGGGGTGCTCATCCTTCAGACTTtctcaaccaatcagagtgGCCGGTACGTCTGCACGGCCAGAAACAGCATCACTGGAGGCACATCGGAGCAGGGGACAGACTTGGCCATCGTGG ACACGTGTCTGAACGTAGGGGAAGTGGTGGGGATCGTGATTGGAAGTTTGCTGCTGATCATAATCATTGTGCTCCTCATCctgctcattgtttttctcttgcgAAGGAGGAGGG GTCACTCAGGACGAAGGGATGCTCTGGTTTATCCGAAGACAAACCGAAATCCCCATCTTATA CCTCCAGATCCACAACCTAATGGTGCAAGGGAATTGGGCCAAggtccccaccccaccctctatcacacacacacccgccaACCTGACCGCCTATACACCGCTGCGCGTGAAAACAGTGGCAACCAACAGGCACTGCCACTGAACGGCCTGCATATCTctgacacacaccaacacaatgATCATACCCACACAAATGGAGTCCGACACAATGCTATTCAGAACACCAATTCATACCCGCACAATGGCATTGACAACCCggctttcacacacactgatgctcagaatgcaaacacactcacaaacacacagcggCAAAACTCTAACATTCTCATACAGGCAGGCACTGCCCAGGGCGGCACCCAACCTCCGGCGGTCCACGTCAGCCTTAACACACTGCCACAAACTGCCCAGCATAACAACAATGCACATATGCCCACCATTCATGTCAATCTTAACTCATACCCAGCCAACGGCCAACTGACTCAGCAAGACAGCTTATTTCCTCTTACCAACACAGCTAATGTCAACGCTTCACAAACCCAACAAAACCTGCCACATACAGAGCAATCAAGTCCCAGAATGCAAAGTGGGCAATCCTACCCTAGTGACTCCCGAGTGAATGGTCACATAGACGCAGCTCAGCCTGGACTTATACCAACTggatacacacattttaacagTAATAACATTTCCCAGcgaaatgcagacacacagacctaCCAGCAGGACACAGGCCATCACAGCCGCTCTGACAGAAACTCAGAAAGACATGATGCCACTCCGCGCTCCACCCGTCGACAGGTGCCATGGGATCGCCTCCGAGGGACACCGTCGTATCCTGGTATGCATCAAAGAGGACAATCATCACCTGAGATCCCCTCTGACACTACAGACTACACTGCCTATCCTCCCATGCCAGAGGCAAGAACGCCAAACAGATCTCAGGCTCCACCTCAGAGCCAAAACACTTTGTGGAGCAGAGCTCCAACCAGACAAGAGGCACCATCAGTGCACAGACAGTCGCAAAGCCGTTCAGCTGATCTTCGAAGCCCAAACACTCGCAATGTAACACAGCTTGAGgctgcacacaacacacacagaagcccCCGCACACAAAGGGAGAGTGCTCAGCGAGACATCAGAGATCCGCCTCGTAGCCAGACCGCCCCCAGGCAGGAAGCCACACACAGCAATAGCCCCCAGGCGCTGCCTCTCATGAGCCAGCAGGCCTCTGTAGGACACTCTACCATGTCACAAAGACCCACAACACAACAGGGACTGACTGCACCACAGGGTGCAGATACAAGAGTTTTGGCTGATCCTAATCACCTTCCACAGGCACACATGGCCCACCAACATAGAGCAGCACCGATCCAAACACCACCACAAGGTCTGGGCATGCAGTCACAGCCTGTCATACATGGTGCCAATCACACTAGCCAAGGAGGCACAGTTCCAGTCCCATACCATTCTGCCCAGCCTAATTCCAGTAACCTAACCCAGGCCGCACTTAAATCCCACACTGAGAATGCGCAAGTATTTCAGAGTCGGAAACAACAGACCCAGGCTGCCCTGCTTCACCCAGGACCGAAGGCTCAAGCTCCTGCCGCTGGGGCTCAGCATCCACCAATTCCTCCTCCTGTTATACCCCTCGCACAGTTCCAGACCCTCCCCAAGACGCACACTCAACACAAATCCCCAACTAGACGTCCTCACCCCGCCAGGCCCCCCGTCAACATACCAGTGGCTCAACGAAACCTACAACAGCGGACCAATGCGCATCGCCATCCTGGAAATGGCCATGTGCATGCCGGTGCACACAGGCATGCCCATGCCCATGGCCACACCCACACCCATGCCCACGGCCACGGGCACCCGGCCCACTTCACCAACCCACGACAG CAACAGGCTCACAGAGGGAGACCAAGATGA
- the si:dkeyp-97a10.3 gene encoding uncharacterized protein si:dkeyp-97a10.3 isoform X2 yields MRQPLLLISLSLAVLLSADVLLAQDQVQIEFQIDPVLVQTGTEIVFTVLTVPQVLSVTWEYQGGVALGLWAGGNAVVDTVPQFQGRVTITATQLRIGSAQLRDAGNYTVNVVPIATTGLTSNSRSIQLRVFVPVAGVSLAVPSVAVEGRNVSLSCTWTAGTETTVEWGKGGTAITADSRITISDGSLVINPARRDDTGEYTCIVSNLVSAQTATERLTVFYGPDTPVLTKETPKECVGGGDVLLGQTARLTCDSDSLPPALFSWQRDGQTVASGQPGSGVLILQTFSTNQSGRYVCTARNSITGGTSEQGTDLAIVDTCLNVGEVVGIVIGSLLLIIIIVLLILLIVFLLRRRRGHSGRRDALVYPKTNRNPHLIPPDPQPNGARELGQGPHPTLYHTHTRQPDRLYTAARENSGNQQALPLNGLHISDTHQHNDHTHTNGVRHNAIQNTNSYPHNGIDNPAFTHTDAQNANTLTNTQRQNSNILIQAGTAQGGTQPPAVHVSLNTLPQTAQHNNNAHMPTIHVNLNSYPANGQLTQQDSLFPLTNTANVNASQTQQNLPHTEQSSPRMQSGQSYPSDSRVNGHIDAAQPGLIPTGYTHFNSNNISQRNADTQTYQQDTGHHSRSDRNSERHDATPRSTRRQVPWDRLRGTPSYPGMHQRGQSSPEIPSDTTDYTAYPPMPEARTPNRSQAPPQSQNTLWSRAPTRQEAPSVHRQSQSRSADLRSPNTRNVTQLEAAHNTHRSPRTQRESAQRDIRDPPRSQTAPRQEATHSNSPQALPLMSQQASVGHSTMSQRPTTQQGLTAPQGADTRVLADPNHLPQAHMAHQHRAAPIQTPPQGLGMQSQPVIHGANHTSQGGTVPVPYHSAQPNSSNLTQAALKSHTENAQVFQSRKQQTQAALLHPGPKAQAPAAGAQHPPIPPPVIPLAQFQTLPKTHTQHKSPTRRPHPARPPVNIPVAQRNLQQRTNAHRHPGNGHVHAGAHRHAHAHGHTHTHAHGHGHPAHFTNPRQAHRGRPR; encoded by the exons ATGAGACAACCTTTGCTCCTTATCAGTCTGTCACTGGCAG tTCTCCTCTCTGCCGACGTGCTGCTCGCTCAGGACCAGGTACAGATCGAGTTCCAGATCGACCCGGTGCTGGTTCAAACTGGTACTGAGATAGTGTTTACAGTGCTGACAGTGCCTCAGGTCCTGTCTGTGACATGGGAGTACCAAGGAGGAGTGGCTCTGGGTCTGTGGGCTGGGGGAAATGCAGTGGTTGATACAGTGCCCCAGTTCCAGGGCAGGGTCACCATCACCGCCACCCAGCTCCGAATCGGAAGCGCCCAGCTCCGGGACGCGGGGAACTACACAGTGAATGTGGTCCCCATTGCTACCACAGGCCTGACTTCTAACTCCAGATCAATACAGCTGAGGGTGTTTG TTCCAGTGGCCGGGGTGAGTCTGGCTGTTCCCTCAGTGGCGGTGGAGGGGAGAAATGTGTCTCTTAGTTGTACATGGACTGCTGGGACAGAGACTACAGTCGAGTGGGGAAAAGGAGGCACAGCCATCACTGCAGACTCCAGGATCACCATCTCAGATGGCTCTCTGGTCATCAACCCCGCCAGACGGGATGATACCGGGGAGTACACATGTATCGTCAGCAACCTTGTCAGCGCCCAAACTGCCACAGAGAGGCTCACTGTCTTCT ATGGCCCGGACACCCCTGTACTGACCAAGGAAACCCCAAAAGAGTGTGTCGGTGGAGGGGATGTATTGTTGGGACAGACGGCGCGCCTCACCTGCGATTCTGACTCGCTGCCCCCTGCCCTCTTCTCATGGCAACGTGATGGGCAGACTGTAGCATCGGGCCAGCCGGGCAGCGGGGTGCTCATCCTTCAGACTTtctcaaccaatcagagtgGCCGGTACGTCTGCACGGCCAGAAACAGCATCACTGGAGGCACATCGGAGCAGGGGACAGACTTGGCCATCGTGG ACACGTGTCTGAACGTAGGGGAAGTGGTGGGGATCGTGATTGGAAGTTTGCTGCTGATCATAATCATTGTGCTCCTCATCctgctcattgtttttctcttgcgAAGGAGGAGGG GTCACTCAGGACGAAGGGATGCTCTGGTTTATCCGAAGACAAACCGAAATCCCCATCTTATA CCTCCAGATCCACAACCTAATGGTGCAAGGGAATTGGGCCAAggtccccaccccaccctctatcacacacacacccgccaACCTGACCGCCTATACACCGCTGCGCGTGAAAACAGTGGCAACCAACAGGCACTGCCACTGAACGGCCTGCATATCTctgacacacaccaacacaatgATCATACCCACACAAATGGAGTCCGACACAATGCTATTCAGAACACCAATTCATACCCGCACAATGGCATTGACAACCCggctttcacacacactgatgctcagaatgcaaacacactcacaaacacacagcggCAAAACTCTAACATTCTCATACAGGCAGGCACTGCCCAGGGCGGCACCCAACCTCCGGCGGTCCACGTCAGCCTTAACACACTGCCACAAACTGCCCAGCATAACAACAATGCACATATGCCCACCATTCATGTCAATCTTAACTCATACCCAGCCAACGGCCAACTGACTCAGCAAGACAGCTTATTTCCTCTTACCAACACAGCTAATGTCAACGCTTCACAAACCCAACAAAACCTGCCACATACAGAGCAATCAAGTCCCAGAATGCAAAGTGGGCAATCCTACCCTAGTGACTCCCGAGTGAATGGTCACATAGACGCAGCTCAGCCTGGACTTATACCAACTggatacacacattttaacagTAATAACATTTCCCAGcgaaatgcagacacacagacctaCCAGCAGGACACAGGCCATCACAGCCGCTCTGACAGAAACTCAGAAAGACATGATGCCACTCCGCGCTCCACCCGTCGACAGGTGCCATGGGATCGCCTCCGAGGGACACCGTCGTATCCTGGTATGCATCAAAGAGGACAATCATCACCTGAGATCCCCTCTGACACTACAGACTACACTGCCTATCCTCCCATGCCAGAGGCAAGAACGCCAAACAGATCTCAGGCTCCACCTCAGAGCCAAAACACTTTGTGGAGCAGAGCTCCAACCAGACAAGAGGCACCATCAGTGCACAGACAGTCGCAAAGCCGTTCAGCTGATCTTCGAAGCCCAAACACTCGCAATGTAACACAGCTTGAGgctgcacacaacacacacagaagcccCCGCACACAAAGGGAGAGTGCTCAGCGAGACATCAGAGATCCGCCTCGTAGCCAGACCGCCCCCAGGCAGGAAGCCACACACAGCAATAGCCCCCAGGCGCTGCCTCTCATGAGCCAGCAGGCCTCTGTAGGACACTCTACCATGTCACAAAGACCCACAACACAACAGGGACTGACTGCACCACAGGGTGCAGATACAAGAGTTTTGGCTGATCCTAATCACCTTCCACAGGCACACATGGCCCACCAACATAGAGCAGCACCGATCCAAACACCACCACAAGGTCTGGGCATGCAGTCACAGCCTGTCATACATGGTGCCAATCACACTAGCCAAGGAGGCACAGTTCCAGTCCCATACCATTCTGCCCAGCCTAATTCCAGTAACCTAACCCAGGCCGCACTTAAATCCCACACTGAGAATGCGCAAGTATTTCAGAGTCGGAAACAACAGACCCAGGCTGCCCTGCTTCACCCAGGACCGAAGGCTCAAGCTCCTGCCGCTGGGGCTCAGCATCCACCAATTCCTCCTCCTGTTATACCCCTCGCACAGTTCCAGACCCTCCCCAAGACGCACACTCAACACAAATCCCCAACTAGACGTCCTCACCCCGCCAGGCCCCCCGTCAACATACCAGTGGCTCAACGAAACCTACAACAGCGGACCAATGCGCATCGCCATCCTGGAAATGGCCATGTGCATGCCGGTGCACACAGGCATGCCCATGCCCATGGCCACACCCACACCCATGCCCACGGCCACGGGCACCCGGCCCACTTCACCAACCCACGACAG GCTCACAGAGGGAGACCAAGATGA